The proteins below are encoded in one region of Neodiprion virginianus isolate iyNeoVirg1 chromosome 7, iyNeoVirg1.1, whole genome shotgun sequence:
- the LOC124308336 gene encoding thyroid receptor-interacting protein 11-like isoform X3: MAWFGDGLSSLSNLKGQITSFTKEVLSEGIVEEIDERSKELNEANEKCVQLQELLISKDAEDGNHQNDDGSAFFWDPPSAKNRDAKKDNQTRLLQEQLSQATVKIRELEAELKTVRRVNAQSSKEDVLDCHQKTELLRAKQDMINRIIQMGEKNREAERNMKRLQLDEAVLVNDFRGIMSQLGSTEQLDLIRAALKSLEIENEKEILTGREEKFDVNEKIMKYDDGQFESVCLKTDNDNGTAKREDKLNGDTSNKETDLLRRIAQLEEENVGLNTSIVELDQQHSESIERLLSIKEEMQNKHQTLQNAYEQLYAEYNNAQSKLETVKSKLQFAEANNNTIGAVSSTNIREVEELSRKVKEILRNEEIEEQDDRSIFETVAEKYVESKWKKDMLERRLTEVSRELKDVAEMKESVQLECDDMQLNIDSLLAEIEHLKSNLPSIPEASEERVASLETETESLQEEIDRLQSQNTATRQQNFDLVMAVHNIEATLRNQENLEAELRNTKQQLEIAQQQLSGASKNVENNENMLEDLSRRLHSSLDENNELRATIDEMKMAQGNLEQRLEDQIESTKKLESELESLREDLKRSVSNEKRLEGEVKTLQDAKSRIQSDLETAFQEREELQTSFDPPNQVADLEYDLSNMRKELDVALSQAEIQQSEIEKLSQSNERLVRENSSLLDQLGATQDESLDNIELLNTEMVLLEQKYNALEKEIGVKTAELAEALEQLHVNEGKCVRLENELATCKLVTEKLQTENGRCIDLENESKVLKANLEHFKNIEGKLKDSEDRCRQLKIELESVKSEAENLVTVEKKCCELEAKLNDLRNVEAKLQLAESKCIQLETELRDIRSNQVAGATLEEVQRISDEMKDVREALAEKTRENDVLIAENAKHCRTEKSLVESNQDSAEMARETINGLTRLVREKDAEIQNLRSSVTGNPVDKHEEQLLAMKKERDELVNLVQVKHNESVQYHLEIQRLTQLVNEQLTNNQKLKVEHDRVSEAVKEKEAELLWAQNELQVVRQRLKNFEESNNYGENCGVVEHSVQLAQAGILNEKCNALEAALVQEQSSNRILQNQLVESQKKEAAAGKELDRLRTHLMEIEASYTEEALSAEQKQKELEVKLMQAEERVKNSSTVYTSASIRANQQVETLQQQMALIVQQRDEIQKKLSISEDKVLAHAASLTNLQIVLEQFQSDKDKDILSATEKIQQQLEESYERQAELSDEITNLKDQLIEAKECLQAASRLSEQLDKKTERIEELKREVARLTELVSTADDRIQGANKSGEGKVDRALLKNLILGYVSSATGDKLSVLRVLATVLDFNESDREKSGLNSPAASGSWFAGLLRSGGVAQSKDQEASLSAAFVRFLESESKPKAQLPALPISTTPPPRPGHSRQHSSSSNQSTLLLSNITLPTFPDFVPARNTGSILKEVLKDS; encoded by the exons GACGGGAACCACCAGAATGACGACGGCTCGGCTTTCTTTTGGGACCCTCCGTCGGCCAAAAATCGTGATGCGAAAAAGGATAATCAAACGAGGCTCCTCCAGGAGCAACTCTCACAAGCCACCGTAAAAATTCGCGAATTGGAAGCGGAACTGAAAACTGTACGACGG GTGAACGCGCAAAGCTCGAAGGAAGACGTTCTCGATTGTCACCAAAAAACGGAACTCCTGCGAGCGAAGCAAGACATGATAAACCGTATCATTCAAATGGGTGAAAAG AATCGCGAAGCGGAAAGAAATATGAAACGTCTTCAGTTGGACGAAGCTGTTCTGGTGAATGATTTTCGTGGCATAATGTCACAGCTGGGATCAACGGAGCAGCTAGATCTTATTCGGGCAGCTCTGAAATctttggaaattgaaaacgaaaaggAAATACTGACGGGGCGCGAGGAGAAGTTTGACgtgaatgagaaaattatgaaatatgaCGATGGCCAGTTTGAATCGGTCTGCCTGAAGACCGATAACGACAATGGAACCGCTAAGAGGGAAGACAAACTTAACGGGGACACGTCAAACAAGGAAACCGATCTCCTGAGGAGAATCGCTCAGCTTGAAGAGGAAAACGTCGGCCTGAATACCAGTATCGTGGAACTGGACCAACAGCATTCGGAATCAATTG AGAGACTGTTATCGATAAAAGAAGAAATGCAGAACAAGCATCAAACGCTTCAAAACGCCTACGAGCAGCTTTATGCTGAATACAACAACGCGCAGAGTAAACTCGAAACTGTAAAATCCAAGCTGCAGTTTGCCGAGGCAAACAACAATACGATCGGTGCAGTTTCCTCCACAAACATTCGGGAGGTCGAAGAATTGTCGAGAAAAGTAAAAGAGATACTGAGGAACGAGGAAATCGAGGAACAAGATGACAGATCTATCTTCGAGACTGTTGCCGAGAAATACGTGGAAAGTAAATGGAAGAAAGATATGCTAGAAAGAAGACTGACCGAGGTAAGTAGGGAGCTGAAAGACGTTGCTGAAATGAAAGAATCAGTGCAATTGGAATGCGACGACATGCAGCTCAACATCGATTCGTTGCTTGCGGAAATTGAACATCTAAAGTCTAATTTGCCATCGATTCCCGAGGCGAGCGAAGAGCGCGTTGCCTCCTTGGAGACCGAGACCGAGTCCTTGCAGGAAGAAATCGATCGTCTTCAATCGCAAAACACAGCGACTAGACAACAGAATTTCGACTTGGTAATGGCCGTGCACAACATCGAAGCGACCCTGCGGAACCAAGAGAATCTGGAAGCCGAACTGAGGAACACGAAACAGCAGCTAGAAATCGCCCAGCAACAATTATCCGGTGCTtcgaaaaacgtcgaaaacaaTGAGAACATGCTCGAGGACTTGAGTCGCAGATTACACAGCTCATTAGACGAAAATAACGAGCTTCGCGCGACGattgatgaaatgaaaatggccCAAGGGAACTTGGAACAGCGACTGGAAGATCAGATTGAgtcgacaaaaaaattggaatcgGAACTTGAGAGCTTGCGGGAGGATTTGAAACGTTCGGTTTCGAATGAAAAGCGGTTGGAAGGTGAAGTGAAAACGCTGCAAGATGCGAAAAGTCGAATTCAGAGTGACCTCGAAACCGCATTCCAGGAACGAGAGGAATTGCAAACTTCGTTCGATCCGCCTAACCAGGTGGCTGACCTGGAATACGATTTGTCAAATATGAGGAAAGAGTTGGACGTAGCGTTGAGTCAGGCGGAAATCCAGCAgagtgaaatagaaaaattgtcCCAGAGCAACGAGAGATTGGTTAGAGAGAATTCTTCGTTGCTCGATCAGCTGGGTGCGACTCAGGACGAGTCACTGGACAATATAGAACTCCTGAACACGGAAATGGTTCTTCTTGAGCAGAAATATAACGCATTGGAGAAGGAAATCGGTGTTAAAACGGCAGAACTTGCCGAGGCCTTGGAACAGCTTCATGTCAACGAAGGAAAATGCGTTCGGCTTGAAAACGAGTTGGCAACGTGCAAGCTAGTGAcggaaaaattacaaactgAGAATGGAAGGTGTATTGACTTGGAAAATGAATCGAAAGTATTGAAAGCAAATCTAgaacattttaaaaatatcgaaggaaaattgaaagatagCGAGGATCGATGTAGACAATTGAAAATTGAGCTAGAGTCTGTTAAGAGCGAAGCGGAAAATTTAGtaacggttgaaaaaaaatgttgcgaaCTCGAAGCCAAGTTGAACGACTTACGAAACGTAGAAGCAAAACTACAATTAGCGGAAAGCAAATGCATTCAGCTAGAAACGGAATTGAGAGATATTCGATCGAATCAGGTAGCTGGTGCTACGCTAGAAGAGGTGCAGAGAATTAGTGATGAGATGAAAGATGTTCGAGAAGCATTAGCTGAAAAGACGCGTGAGAATGATGTTTTAATTGCTGAAAACGCAAAGCATTGCCGCACAGAGAAATCTTTGGTGGAAAGTAATCAAGATTCGGCGGAGATGGCCAGAGAAACTATCAACGGCTTGACTCGGCTGGTCAGAGAGAAAGATGCCGAGATCCAGAATTTGAGATCAAGCGTGACCGGAAACCCCGTCGATAAGCACGAGGAGCAATTACTAGCTATGAAAAAGGAGAGGGACGAGCTGGTGAATCTTGTTCAAGTAAAACATAACGAAAGCGTTCAATACCATCTTGAGATACAAAGATTGACGCAATTGGTAAACGAGCAGCTGACGAATAATCAAAAACTGAAGGTGGAACACGACCGAGTTTCGGAAgcggtgaaagaaaaagaagctGAACTTCTTTGGGCGCAAAACGAGCTTCAAGTCGTGCGTCAAAGACTGAAGAACTTCGAGGAGTCGAATAATTATGGTGAAAACTGCGGGGTGGTCGAGCATTCTGTCCAATTAGCTCAAGCGGGGATTCTTAACGAGAAGTGCAACGCGTTGGAGGCAGCTTTGGTCCAGGAGCAATCTAGCAATagaattttgcaaaatcaGCTTGTAGAGAGTCAGAAAAAAGAGGCGGCTGCAGGAAAGGAATTGGACCGATTGAGAACTCACTTGATGGAGATCGAGGCGAGTTACACAGAAGAAGCTCTCTCAGCTGAACAGAAACAAAAGGAACTTGAAGTGAAATTGATGCAAGCCGAAGAACGGGTCAAGAATAGTTCTACCGTTTACACTTCTGCGAGTATCCGGGCTAATCAACAAGTCGAAACGTTACAGCAACAAATGGCTCTTATTGTTCAACAGAGGGATGAGATACAAAAGAAACTATCCATATCCGAAGACAAGGTTTTGGCGCACGCAGCTTCTCTCACCAATTTGCAAATTGTTTTGGAACAATTTCAAAGCG acaaaGACAAAGACATTCTATCGgcaacagaaaaaattcagcaacaACTTGAGGAGTCTTATGAAAGACAGGCGGAACTTTCTGACGAAATTACCAATCTCAAG GATCAATTGATCGAAGCTAAAGAATGCTTGCAAGCAGCGTCAAGACTGAGCGAACAACTGGATAAAAAAACTGAGAGAATCGAGGAACTGAAACGAGAAg ttgcTCGGTTAACAGAGCTAGTGAGTACCGCCGACGATCGAATACAAGGAGCAAATAAAAGTGGCGAGGGAAAAGTAGACAG ggctctcttgaaaaatttaatactcGGCTACGTGTCATCAGCAACTGGCGACAAGTTATCGGTACTCAGAGTATTGGCTACCGTTTTAGATTTCAACGAATCGGACCGAGAGAAGAGCGGACTGAACAGCCCCGCGGCAAGCGGCAGCTGGTTTGCTGGGTTACTGCGAAGCGGAGGGGTTGCTCAATCTAAA GATCAAGAGGCATCGTTATCTGCGGCGTTCGTCAGGTTTTTGGAAAGTGAATCCAAGCCAAAAGCTCAACTACCAGCTTTACCAATATCTACTACT CCGCCACCTCGCCCGGGTCACAGCAGACAACATTCCTCTTCGTCTAATCAATCAACCCTACTCTTATCGAATATCACATTGCCGACATTCCCAGATTTCGTTCCTGCCAGGAATACCGGCTCCATTCTAAAGGAGGTTCTGAAGGACAGCTGA
- the LOC124308336 gene encoding thyroid receptor-interacting protein 11-like isoform X1: MAWFGDGLSSLSNLKGQITSFTKEVLSEGIVEEIDERSKELNEANEKCVQLQELLISKDAEISLLRRQNSELQKVVLEYDAQHSQTDGNHQNDDGSAFFWDPPSAKNRDAKKDNQTRLLQEQLSQATVKIRELEAELKTVRRVNAQSSKEDVLDCHQKTELLRAKQDMINRIIQMGEKNREAERNMKRLQLDEAVLVNDFRGIMSQLGSTEQLDLIRAALKSLEIENEKEILTGREEKFDVNEKIMKYDDGQFESVCLKTDNDNGTAKREDKLNGDTSNKETDLLRRIAQLEEENVGLNTSIVELDQQHSESIERLLSIKEEMQNKHQTLQNAYEQLYAEYNNAQSKLETVKSKLQFAEANNNTIGAVSSTNIREVEELSRKVKEILRNEEIEEQDDRSIFETVAEKYVESKWKKDMLERRLTEVSRELKDVAEMKESVQLECDDMQLNIDSLLAEIEHLKSNLPSIPEASEERVASLETETESLQEEIDRLQSQNTATRQQNFDLVMAVHNIEATLRNQENLEAELRNTKQQLEIAQQQLSGASKNVENNENMLEDLSRRLHSSLDENNELRATIDEMKMAQGNLEQRLEDQIESTKKLESELESLREDLKRSVSNEKRLEGEVKTLQDAKSRIQSDLETAFQEREELQTSFDPPNQVADLEYDLSNMRKELDVALSQAEIQQSEIEKLSQSNERLVRENSSLLDQLGATQDESLDNIELLNTEMVLLEQKYNALEKEIGVKTAELAEALEQLHVNEGKCVRLENELATCKLVTEKLQTENGRCIDLENESKVLKANLEHFKNIEGKLKDSEDRCRQLKIELESVKSEAENLVTVEKKCCELEAKLNDLRNVEAKLQLAESKCIQLETELRDIRSNQVAGATLEEVQRISDEMKDVREALAEKTRENDVLIAENAKHCRTEKSLVESNQDSAEMARETINGLTRLVREKDAEIQNLRSSVTGNPVDKHEEQLLAMKKERDELVNLVQVKHNESVQYHLEIQRLTQLVNEQLTNNQKLKVEHDRVSEAVKEKEAELLWAQNELQVVRQRLKNFEESNNYGENCGVVEHSVQLAQAGILNEKCNALEAALVQEQSSNRILQNQLVESQKKEAAAGKELDRLRTHLMEIEASYTEEALSAEQKQKELEVKLMQAEERVKNSSTVYTSASIRANQQVETLQQQMALIVQQRDEIQKKLSISEDKVLAHAASLTNLQIVLEQFQSDKDKDILSATEKIQQQLEESYERQAELSDEITNLKDQLIEAKECLQAASRLSEQLDKKTERIEELKREVARLTELVSTADDRIQGANKSGEGKVDRALLKNLILGYVSSATGDKLSVLRVLATVLDFNESDREKSGLNSPAASGSWFAGLLRSGGVAQSKDQEASLSAAFVRFLESESKPKAQLPALPISTTPPPRPGHSRQHSSSSNQSTLLLSNITLPTFPDFVPARNTGSILKEVLKDS; this comes from the exons GACGGGAACCACCAGAATGACGACGGCTCGGCTTTCTTTTGGGACCCTCCGTCGGCCAAAAATCGTGATGCGAAAAAGGATAATCAAACGAGGCTCCTCCAGGAGCAACTCTCACAAGCCACCGTAAAAATTCGCGAATTGGAAGCGGAACTGAAAACTGTACGACGG GTGAACGCGCAAAGCTCGAAGGAAGACGTTCTCGATTGTCACCAAAAAACGGAACTCCTGCGAGCGAAGCAAGACATGATAAACCGTATCATTCAAATGGGTGAAAAG AATCGCGAAGCGGAAAGAAATATGAAACGTCTTCAGTTGGACGAAGCTGTTCTGGTGAATGATTTTCGTGGCATAATGTCACAGCTGGGATCAACGGAGCAGCTAGATCTTATTCGGGCAGCTCTGAAATctttggaaattgaaaacgaaaaggAAATACTGACGGGGCGCGAGGAGAAGTTTGACgtgaatgagaaaattatgaaatatgaCGATGGCCAGTTTGAATCGGTCTGCCTGAAGACCGATAACGACAATGGAACCGCTAAGAGGGAAGACAAACTTAACGGGGACACGTCAAACAAGGAAACCGATCTCCTGAGGAGAATCGCTCAGCTTGAAGAGGAAAACGTCGGCCTGAATACCAGTATCGTGGAACTGGACCAACAGCATTCGGAATCAATTG AGAGACTGTTATCGATAAAAGAAGAAATGCAGAACAAGCATCAAACGCTTCAAAACGCCTACGAGCAGCTTTATGCTGAATACAACAACGCGCAGAGTAAACTCGAAACTGTAAAATCCAAGCTGCAGTTTGCCGAGGCAAACAACAATACGATCGGTGCAGTTTCCTCCACAAACATTCGGGAGGTCGAAGAATTGTCGAGAAAAGTAAAAGAGATACTGAGGAACGAGGAAATCGAGGAACAAGATGACAGATCTATCTTCGAGACTGTTGCCGAGAAATACGTGGAAAGTAAATGGAAGAAAGATATGCTAGAAAGAAGACTGACCGAGGTAAGTAGGGAGCTGAAAGACGTTGCTGAAATGAAAGAATCAGTGCAATTGGAATGCGACGACATGCAGCTCAACATCGATTCGTTGCTTGCGGAAATTGAACATCTAAAGTCTAATTTGCCATCGATTCCCGAGGCGAGCGAAGAGCGCGTTGCCTCCTTGGAGACCGAGACCGAGTCCTTGCAGGAAGAAATCGATCGTCTTCAATCGCAAAACACAGCGACTAGACAACAGAATTTCGACTTGGTAATGGCCGTGCACAACATCGAAGCGACCCTGCGGAACCAAGAGAATCTGGAAGCCGAACTGAGGAACACGAAACAGCAGCTAGAAATCGCCCAGCAACAATTATCCGGTGCTtcgaaaaacgtcgaaaacaaTGAGAACATGCTCGAGGACTTGAGTCGCAGATTACACAGCTCATTAGACGAAAATAACGAGCTTCGCGCGACGattgatgaaatgaaaatggccCAAGGGAACTTGGAACAGCGACTGGAAGATCAGATTGAgtcgacaaaaaaattggaatcgGAACTTGAGAGCTTGCGGGAGGATTTGAAACGTTCGGTTTCGAATGAAAAGCGGTTGGAAGGTGAAGTGAAAACGCTGCAAGATGCGAAAAGTCGAATTCAGAGTGACCTCGAAACCGCATTCCAGGAACGAGAGGAATTGCAAACTTCGTTCGATCCGCCTAACCAGGTGGCTGACCTGGAATACGATTTGTCAAATATGAGGAAAGAGTTGGACGTAGCGTTGAGTCAGGCGGAAATCCAGCAgagtgaaatagaaaaattgtcCCAGAGCAACGAGAGATTGGTTAGAGAGAATTCTTCGTTGCTCGATCAGCTGGGTGCGACTCAGGACGAGTCACTGGACAATATAGAACTCCTGAACACGGAAATGGTTCTTCTTGAGCAGAAATATAACGCATTGGAGAAGGAAATCGGTGTTAAAACGGCAGAACTTGCCGAGGCCTTGGAACAGCTTCATGTCAACGAAGGAAAATGCGTTCGGCTTGAAAACGAGTTGGCAACGTGCAAGCTAGTGAcggaaaaattacaaactgAGAATGGAAGGTGTATTGACTTGGAAAATGAATCGAAAGTATTGAAAGCAAATCTAgaacattttaaaaatatcgaaggaaaattgaaagatagCGAGGATCGATGTAGACAATTGAAAATTGAGCTAGAGTCTGTTAAGAGCGAAGCGGAAAATTTAGtaacggttgaaaaaaaatgttgcgaaCTCGAAGCCAAGTTGAACGACTTACGAAACGTAGAAGCAAAACTACAATTAGCGGAAAGCAAATGCATTCAGCTAGAAACGGAATTGAGAGATATTCGATCGAATCAGGTAGCTGGTGCTACGCTAGAAGAGGTGCAGAGAATTAGTGATGAGATGAAAGATGTTCGAGAAGCATTAGCTGAAAAGACGCGTGAGAATGATGTTTTAATTGCTGAAAACGCAAAGCATTGCCGCACAGAGAAATCTTTGGTGGAAAGTAATCAAGATTCGGCGGAGATGGCCAGAGAAACTATCAACGGCTTGACTCGGCTGGTCAGAGAGAAAGATGCCGAGATCCAGAATTTGAGATCAAGCGTGACCGGAAACCCCGTCGATAAGCACGAGGAGCAATTACTAGCTATGAAAAAGGAGAGGGACGAGCTGGTGAATCTTGTTCAAGTAAAACATAACGAAAGCGTTCAATACCATCTTGAGATACAAAGATTGACGCAATTGGTAAACGAGCAGCTGACGAATAATCAAAAACTGAAGGTGGAACACGACCGAGTTTCGGAAgcggtgaaagaaaaagaagctGAACTTCTTTGGGCGCAAAACGAGCTTCAAGTCGTGCGTCAAAGACTGAAGAACTTCGAGGAGTCGAATAATTATGGTGAAAACTGCGGGGTGGTCGAGCATTCTGTCCAATTAGCTCAAGCGGGGATTCTTAACGAGAAGTGCAACGCGTTGGAGGCAGCTTTGGTCCAGGAGCAATCTAGCAATagaattttgcaaaatcaGCTTGTAGAGAGTCAGAAAAAAGAGGCGGCTGCAGGAAAGGAATTGGACCGATTGAGAACTCACTTGATGGAGATCGAGGCGAGTTACACAGAAGAAGCTCTCTCAGCTGAACAGAAACAAAAGGAACTTGAAGTGAAATTGATGCAAGCCGAAGAACGGGTCAAGAATAGTTCTACCGTTTACACTTCTGCGAGTATCCGGGCTAATCAACAAGTCGAAACGTTACAGCAACAAATGGCTCTTATTGTTCAACAGAGGGATGAGATACAAAAGAAACTATCCATATCCGAAGACAAGGTTTTGGCGCACGCAGCTTCTCTCACCAATTTGCAAATTGTTTTGGAACAATTTCAAAGCG acaaaGACAAAGACATTCTATCGgcaacagaaaaaattcagcaacaACTTGAGGAGTCTTATGAAAGACAGGCGGAACTTTCTGACGAAATTACCAATCTCAAG GATCAATTGATCGAAGCTAAAGAATGCTTGCAAGCAGCGTCAAGACTGAGCGAACAACTGGATAAAAAAACTGAGAGAATCGAGGAACTGAAACGAGAAg ttgcTCGGTTAACAGAGCTAGTGAGTACCGCCGACGATCGAATACAAGGAGCAAATAAAAGTGGCGAGGGAAAAGTAGACAG ggctctcttgaaaaatttaatactcGGCTACGTGTCATCAGCAACTGGCGACAAGTTATCGGTACTCAGAGTATTGGCTACCGTTTTAGATTTCAACGAATCGGACCGAGAGAAGAGCGGACTGAACAGCCCCGCGGCAAGCGGCAGCTGGTTTGCTGGGTTACTGCGAAGCGGAGGGGTTGCTCAATCTAAA GATCAAGAGGCATCGTTATCTGCGGCGTTCGTCAGGTTTTTGGAAAGTGAATCCAAGCCAAAAGCTCAACTACCAGCTTTACCAATATCTACTACT CCGCCACCTCGCCCGGGTCACAGCAGACAACATTCCTCTTCGTCTAATCAATCAACCCTACTCTTATCGAATATCACATTGCCGACATTCCCAGATTTCGTTCCTGCCAGGAATACCGGCTCCATTCTAAAGGAGGTTCTGAAGGACAGCTGA